The Burkholderia pyrrocinia genome includes a region encoding these proteins:
- a CDS encoding helix-turn-helix transcriptional regulator: protein MRLLHPDPAAHGHYLVGVRPDTLGATIRAVGTPGFVGAVTAFVNDSIAADAVHLERWRADTGSASGHVVEWLGSGSMRFPADTLRVMDVYYQDYCHVDPLFAPLRGKAGTLLVQRHIDGLANGDFRRRIFDEPGIAQECVLVHGNAHVQYALGLARAGGQAAFTTDELFHFRQMVDLLFPMFELHARTCAARRVASVSPNAASQAGFDTRLERQDVQLSRREHEICRLMLCGRSVPEAAQQLDVKLSTAESYVKRAFAKLGVRTRRELFDWVLVDC, encoded by the coding sequence ATGCGACTTCTTCATCCCGATCCCGCCGCGCACGGCCACTACCTGGTCGGCGTGCGCCCCGATACGCTCGGCGCGACAATCCGCGCGGTTGGCACGCCGGGCTTCGTCGGCGCGGTCACGGCGTTCGTGAACGACAGCATCGCGGCCGACGCCGTGCATCTCGAACGCTGGCGCGCCGACACGGGCAGCGCGTCGGGCCATGTCGTCGAATGGCTCGGCAGCGGCAGCATGCGCTTCCCGGCGGACACGCTGCGCGTGATGGACGTCTACTACCAGGACTACTGCCACGTCGATCCGCTGTTCGCGCCGCTGCGCGGCAAGGCCGGCACGCTGCTCGTGCAGCGCCATATCGACGGGCTCGCGAACGGCGACTTCCGCCGCCGGATCTTCGACGAGCCGGGCATCGCGCAGGAATGCGTGCTGGTGCACGGCAACGCGCACGTGCAGTACGCGCTCGGGCTCGCGCGCGCCGGCGGGCAGGCCGCGTTCACGACGGACGAGCTGTTCCACTTCCGGCAGATGGTCGACTTGCTGTTTCCGATGTTCGAGCTGCATGCGCGCACGTGCGCCGCGCGGCGTGTCGCGTCGGTCTCGCCGAACGCGGCATCGCAGGCCGGTTTCGATACGCGCCTCGAACGACAGGACGTGCAGCTGTCGCGCCGCGAGCACGAGATCTGCCGGCTGATGCTGTGCGGACGCTCGGTGCCCGAAGCCGCGCAGCAGCTCGACGTGAAGCTGTCGACCGCCGAGTCGTACGTGAAGCGCGCGTTCGCGAAGCTCGGCGTGCGCACGCGCCGCGAGCTGTTCGACTGGGTGCTCGTCGACTGCTGA
- a CDS encoding LysR family transcriptional regulator, whose translation MFSNTTDLDLRLIRVFLAVVDARGITAAEASLGVRQSTISTQLSALEARVGFKLCDRGRGGFRLTSKGERFVATARTLVAATSEFVARVRDIDRKLVGTLSIGLIGQAPLVENARVADAIGAFRKRDQAVTFSMKVASPQELEESLVNNQLDLAIGYFWHRVPGLLYTPLFTEQQVIYCGRGHPLFHASRPVSADDLQIHDWVWRTYPVPEEQYPLPERRVTASADSIEAATILILSGGHLGYLPAHYAEPFEQRGLVKAVGRTTFSFDVPLHLAMKRSTSDKPIVDAFCEDLLRAFNIKAAALAA comes from the coding sequence ATGTTTTCGAATACCACCGATCTCGATCTCCGGCTCATCCGGGTTTTTCTGGCCGTCGTCGACGCACGCGGCATCACGGCCGCCGAGGCGTCGCTCGGCGTGCGGCAGTCGACGATCAGCACGCAGTTGTCGGCGCTCGAAGCGCGCGTCGGCTTCAAGCTGTGCGATCGCGGGCGCGGCGGCTTTCGCCTGACGTCGAAGGGCGAACGCTTCGTGGCCACCGCGCGCACGCTCGTCGCGGCGACGTCCGAATTCGTCGCGCGCGTGCGCGACATCGACCGCAAGCTGGTCGGCACGTTGTCGATCGGCCTGATCGGCCAGGCGCCGCTCGTCGAGAATGCGCGCGTCGCCGACGCGATCGGCGCATTCCGCAAGCGCGACCAGGCCGTCACGTTCTCGATGAAGGTCGCATCGCCGCAGGAGCTCGAGGAAAGCCTCGTGAACAACCAGCTCGATCTCGCGATCGGCTATTTCTGGCATCGCGTTCCGGGCCTGCTCTACACGCCGCTCTTCACCGAGCAGCAGGTGATCTACTGCGGGCGCGGGCACCCGCTGTTTCATGCGTCGCGGCCGGTGTCGGCGGACGACCTGCAGATCCATGACTGGGTATGGCGCACCTATCCGGTGCCGGAGGAGCAGTATCCGCTGCCCGAGCGGCGCGTGACCGCGAGCGCGGACAGCATCGAGGCCGCGACGATCCTGATCCTGTCCGGCGGCCATCTCGGCTACCTGCCCGCGCATTACGCGGAGCCGTTCGAGCAGCGCGGGCTCGTGAAGGCCGTCGGCCGCACGACGTTCAGCTTCGACGTGCCGCTGCATCTCGCGATGAAGCGCAGCACGAGCGACAAGCCGATCGTCGACGCGTTCTGCGAGGATCTGCTGCGCGCATTCAACATCAAGGCGGCCGCGCTGGCGGCCTAG
- a CDS encoding MFS transporter: MNVVNLQDEARQESAPFVVVMLLLGILGPTVFLGLPAIVGQVERHWGFGEAALGLSSFVEVLGESTGTLLVAFVLGRQPVRLVLAGAVTLAAGANLGTLATHGLVAYSTLQFIAGVGSGGLNGIALRYLSYSRAPERNLGMMLMGQVMWSMVLLAYIFPMLSGAWGAHGVFGFVACVLGMFVLATPLFRRGETLAAPTPAGLAGRIDRKGAMLVLCAQLALYGGVGVVWTFLEKIGTEAGLSGKSVSLVLGIANVASLVICAAMPKLGAGAGLRRWTLVNLGGCAVAAVLLAMPASVATFALGAIVFIGCWTGGALLIYATIPQYDLIGKSAALSPGCVALGYGVGSVAGGSLIESAGTQAALIAAIVLCAVAFLCYGRLRPAVFGMERALAATPE, from the coding sequence ATGAACGTAGTGAACCTTCAAGATGAAGCGCGACAGGAAAGCGCGCCGTTCGTCGTCGTGATGCTGCTGCTCGGCATCCTCGGGCCGACGGTCTTCCTCGGCTTGCCCGCGATCGTTGGGCAGGTCGAGCGCCATTGGGGCTTCGGCGAAGCGGCGCTCGGGCTGTCCAGTTTTGTCGAGGTGCTCGGCGAATCGACGGGCACGCTGCTCGTCGCGTTCGTGCTCGGCCGCCAGCCGGTCCGGCTCGTGCTCGCGGGCGCGGTGACGCTCGCGGCCGGCGCGAACCTCGGCACGCTCGCGACGCACGGGCTCGTCGCGTATTCGACGCTGCAGTTCATCGCGGGCGTCGGTTCGGGCGGGCTGAACGGCATCGCGCTGCGCTACCTGTCGTACTCGCGCGCGCCGGAGCGCAATCTCGGGATGATGCTGATGGGGCAGGTGATGTGGAGCATGGTGCTGCTCGCCTACATCTTCCCGATGCTGAGCGGCGCATGGGGCGCGCATGGCGTGTTCGGTTTCGTCGCGTGCGTGCTCGGCATGTTCGTGCTCGCGACGCCGCTGTTTCGCCGCGGCGAGACGCTGGCTGCGCCGACGCCGGCCGGGCTCGCCGGCCGCATCGACCGCAAGGGCGCGATGCTCGTGCTGTGCGCGCAGCTCGCGCTGTACGGCGGGGTCGGCGTCGTATGGACCTTCCTCGAGAAGATCGGCACCGAAGCAGGCCTGAGCGGCAAGTCGGTGTCGCTCGTGCTCGGCATCGCAAACGTCGCGAGCCTCGTGATCTGCGCGGCGATGCCGAAGCTCGGCGCGGGCGCGGGCCTGCGCCGCTGGACGCTCGTGAACCTCGGCGGCTGCGCGGTCGCGGCCGTGCTGCTCGCGATGCCGGCGTCGGTCGCGACGTTCGCGCTCGGCGCGATCGTATTCATCGGCTGCTGGACGGGTGGCGCGCTGCTGATCTATGCAACGATTCCGCAGTACGACCTGATCGGCAAGTCGGCCGCGCTGTCGCCTGGCTGCGTCGCGCTCGGCTATGGCGTCGGTTCGGTCGCGGGTGGCTCGCTGATCGAGAGCGCGGGTACGCAAGCGGCGCTGATCGCGGCGATCGTGCTGTGCGCGGTGGCGTTCCTCTGCTACGGGCGGCTGCGACCTGCGGTGTTCGGCATGGAACGCGCGCTCGCGGCGACACCCGAGTAA
- a CDS encoding NAD(P)/FAD-dependent oxidoreductase — protein sequence MEMEVNEAKQTAPVQAHAMRGAPVALGAEAALANTKLFPYWLDNPAAPATEPELVGDVTADLLIVGGGFTGLWSAVQAKEQMPHLNVVLIEAGKVAHGASGRAGGIISTSVMHGLPNAVRVFPNDIAQLEEFGHHNLDGFEETLKRYDIDADIEWNGEMTVAVDPEHIAHLKGDYDLHREYGHNVVLLNRDETLEQLNSPLFAGALWSRNRSGIVHPAKLAWGLKRAALSLGVKLYEHTPLTSVTDEGSTVYVKTPKGSVRAPRVVFGSGTAKVGIPDINRRVMQVRDHVLATEPLTDEQLARIGWKNRQGVYDTRTQLNYFRLTKNNNIIFGGLVSYHFDGDPEPHQDGQRDTYYRLAEAFYRTFPQLSDVRFSHAWGGPIDYCSRGSVFAKRYLGDKAVFVAGYTGFGVAASRFGAFMGLNILFDRDSPERKLDIANQSPSYIPPEPMRWVAAKITFHAFDGADAEGGWKRAWISGLKAMGFPM from the coding sequence ATGGAAATGGAAGTCAACGAAGCAAAACAGACCGCGCCGGTTCAGGCCCACGCCATGCGTGGTGCGCCGGTCGCACTGGGCGCCGAGGCGGCGCTCGCGAATACGAAGCTGTTCCCGTACTGGCTCGACAACCCGGCCGCGCCGGCGACCGAGCCGGAGCTCGTCGGCGACGTGACGGCCGACCTGCTGATCGTCGGCGGCGGCTTCACGGGGCTGTGGTCGGCCGTGCAGGCGAAGGAACAGATGCCGCACCTGAACGTGGTGCTGATCGAGGCCGGCAAGGTTGCGCACGGCGCATCGGGCCGCGCGGGCGGGATCATCTCGACGTCGGTGATGCACGGGCTGCCGAATGCGGTGCGCGTGTTCCCGAACGACATCGCGCAGCTCGAGGAATTCGGCCATCACAACCTCGACGGGTTCGAGGAAACGCTGAAGCGCTACGACATCGACGCCGACATCGAATGGAACGGCGAGATGACGGTGGCGGTCGATCCCGAGCATATCGCGCACCTGAAGGGCGATTACGACCTGCATCGCGAGTACGGCCACAACGTCGTGCTGCTGAACCGCGATGAAACGCTCGAACAACTGAATTCGCCGCTGTTCGCGGGCGCGCTGTGGTCGCGCAACCGCAGCGGGATCGTGCATCCGGCGAAGCTAGCGTGGGGGCTGAAGCGCGCGGCATTGTCGCTCGGCGTGAAGCTGTACGAGCACACGCCGCTCACGAGTGTGACCGACGAAGGCAGCACGGTCTATGTGAAGACGCCGAAGGGCAGCGTGCGCGCGCCGCGCGTCGTATTCGGCAGCGGCACCGCGAAGGTCGGGATTCCCGACATCAACCGCCGCGTGATGCAGGTGCGCGACCACGTGCTCGCGACCGAGCCGCTCACCGATGAGCAGCTCGCGCGGATCGGCTGGAAGAATCGCCAGGGCGTGTACGACACGCGCACGCAGCTCAACTATTTCCGCCTGACGAAGAACAACAACATCATCTTCGGCGGCCTGGTGAGCTATCACTTCGACGGCGACCCGGAGCCGCACCAGGACGGCCAGCGCGACACCTACTACCGGCTCGCGGAAGCGTTCTACCGCACCTTCCCGCAACTGAGCGACGTGCGCTTCTCGCACGCGTGGGGCGGCCCGATCGACTACTGCTCGCGCGGCTCGGTGTTCGCGAAGCGCTATCTCGGCGACAAGGCCGTGTTCGTCGCCGGCTATACGGGTTTCGGCGTCGCGGCGAGCCGGTTTGGCGCGTTCATGGGGCTGAACATCCTGTTCGACCGCGACAGCCCCGAGCGCAAGCTCGACATCGCGAACCAGAGCCCGAGCTACATCCCGCCCGAGCCGATGCGCTGGGTCGCCGCGAAGATCACGTTCCATGCGTTCGACGGCGCGGATGCCGAAGGCGGCTGGAAGCGCGCATGGATCAGCGGCCTCAAGGCGATGGGCTTCCCGATGTAA
- a CDS encoding cupin domain-containing protein, whose product MTKLIKDILPLGAGVGEFTKLDFGMDESDWRAAEGKSGNYIIGWWEGKVGSVEFPETAADEAVWLVEGRIALTDVEGNRKEFTPGQGYLLPAGFAGRWETIEDAKKFYVLLEKS is encoded by the coding sequence ATGACCAAACTGATCAAGGACATCCTGCCGCTGGGCGCAGGCGTGGGCGAATTCACGAAGCTCGACTTCGGGATGGACGAAAGCGACTGGCGCGCGGCAGAAGGCAAGAGCGGCAACTACATCATCGGCTGGTGGGAAGGCAAGGTCGGCTCGGTGGAGTTTCCGGAAACCGCGGCCGACGAAGCGGTGTGGCTCGTCGAGGGCCGGATCGCACTGACCGACGTCGAAGGCAACCGCAAGGAATTCACGCCGGGCCAGGGCTACCTGCTGCCGGCCGGCTTCGCGGGCCGCTGGGAGACGATCGAGGACGCGAAGAAGTTCTACGTGCTGCTCGAGAAGTCGTGA